The Agromyces marinus genome window below encodes:
- a CDS encoding NAD(P)/FAD-dependent oxidoreductase produces MVANGGVSFWMQQVGVPAERPSLAGDLDVDVAIVGGGYTGLWAAYYLKRDQPDLRIAVLEQRFAGFGASGRNGGWLTNSVTGGREQYAKSHGRDAAIAQQRALNETVDEVIRVADAEGIDAGIHKGGELEIATAPAQLARLRAAAAAEREWPATDTVELDGRETAARIDVAGVLGGLWHPHCARLHPAKLALGLAATVERLGVAVYEGTRVTEIVPGEARTEHGTVRAAHVLRATEGFTPNLAGEHRTWLPMNSSMIVTEPLAASVWDQIGWTGRETLGDFAHVYMYAQRTADDRIAFGGRGVPYRYGSRVDVDGATQDRTIESLAALLRRFFPVAADAAIEHAWAGVLGVPRDWAATVGHDRATGLGWAGGYVGTGVTATNLAGRTLRDLVLGRDTDLTRLPWVNHRAKRWEVEPLRWLAVQAIYTAYHAADRAELRGRATTSPVARIADLVAGR; encoded by the coding sequence ATGGTCGCCAACGGCGGGGTCTCGTTCTGGATGCAGCAGGTCGGCGTGCCCGCCGAGCGGCCGTCGCTCGCGGGCGACCTCGACGTCGACGTCGCGATCGTCGGCGGCGGCTACACCGGCCTCTGGGCGGCGTACTACCTCAAGCGCGACCAGCCCGACCTGCGCATCGCCGTGCTCGAGCAGCGCTTCGCCGGGTTCGGCGCCTCCGGGCGCAACGGCGGATGGCTCACCAACTCGGTCACGGGCGGCCGCGAACAGTATGCGAAGAGCCACGGGCGCGACGCCGCGATCGCCCAGCAGCGCGCGCTCAACGAGACCGTCGACGAGGTCATCCGCGTCGCGGACGCCGAGGGCATCGACGCCGGCATCCACAAGGGCGGCGAACTCGAGATCGCGACCGCGCCCGCCCAGCTCGCGCGCCTGCGCGCCGCAGCCGCCGCCGAACGCGAGTGGCCCGCGACCGACACCGTCGAACTCGACGGCCGCGAGACCGCGGCCCGCATCGACGTCGCCGGCGTGCTCGGCGGCCTGTGGCATCCGCACTGCGCCAGGCTGCACCCCGCGAAGCTCGCCCTCGGGCTCGCGGCGACCGTCGAGCGACTCGGCGTCGCCGTCTACGAGGGCACGCGGGTCACCGAGATCGTGCCCGGCGAGGCGCGCACCGAGCACGGCACCGTGCGCGCGGCGCACGTGCTCCGCGCGACCGAGGGCTTCACGCCGAACCTGGCCGGCGAGCACCGCACGTGGCTGCCCATGAACTCGTCGATGATCGTGACCGAGCCGCTCGCGGCATCCGTCTGGGACCAGATCGGCTGGACCGGCCGCGAGACCCTCGGCGACTTCGCGCACGTCTACATGTACGCCCAGCGCACCGCCGACGACCGCATCGCGTTCGGCGGGCGCGGCGTGCCCTACCGCTACGGCTCGCGCGTCGACGTCGACGGGGCGACCCAGGACCGCACCATCGAGAGCCTGGCCGCGCTGCTGCGTCGGTTCTTCCCGGTGGCGGCGGATGCCGCGATCGAACACGCCTGGGCGGGCGTGCTCGGCGTGCCGCGCGACTGGGCCGCGACCGTCGGGCACGACCGCGCGACAGGTCTCGGCTGGGCGGGCGGCTACGTCGGAACGGGCGTCACCGCGACCAACCTCGCCGGGCGCACCCTGCGCGACCTCGTGCTCGGCCGCGACACCGACCTCACGCGCCTGCCGTGGGTGAACCACCGCGCGAAGCGTTGGGAGGTCGAGCCCCTCCGCTGGCTCGCCGTGCAGGCCATCTACACCGCGTACCACGCCGCCGACCGCGCCGAACTGCGGGGGCGGGCGACGACCTCGCCCGTCGCGCGCATCGCGGACCTCGTCGCCGGGCGCTGA
- a CDS encoding TetR/AcrR family transcriptional regulator, protein MPVEVDSAERLADIARATVAVARERGTNAVTLRAVAERLGRSTAYITHFVPSRAELMATALEHARAQWDAERRSELGDLAGVERLAALTRWMCTSSPDETVFRSLWIEVIADVRAGHQRAYDVLREVTDATYGMFLDGARAADREEAERIADLLYLTCRGYEVKSVEDPDGWPDERVQHALELLLDTLVFARASPRA, encoded by the coding sequence ATGCCCGTCGAAGTCGACAGCGCCGAACGCCTCGCCGACATCGCTCGCGCGACCGTCGCCGTCGCCCGCGAACGCGGCACGAACGCCGTGACCCTGCGCGCGGTCGCCGAACGCCTCGGCCGCTCGACGGCCTACATCACCCACTTCGTGCCCTCGCGCGCCGAACTCATGGCCACCGCGCTCGAGCATGCCCGCGCGCAGTGGGACGCCGAGCGGCGCAGCGAACTCGGCGACCTCGCCGGCGTCGAGCGCCTCGCGGCGCTCACCCGCTGGATGTGCACCTCGTCACCCGACGAGACCGTGTTCCGCAGCCTCTGGATCGAGGTCATCGCCGACGTCCGGGCCGGGCACCAGCGCGCGTACGACGTGCTGCGCGAGGTGACGGATGCCACCTACGGCATGTTCCTCGACGGAGCCCGTGCCGCCGACCGCGAGGAGGCCGAGCGCATCGCCGACCTCCTCTACCTGACCTGCCGCGGCTACGAGGTCAAGTCCGTCGAGGACCCCGACGGATGGCCCGACGAGCGCGTGCAGCACGCGCTCGAACTCCTGCTCGACACCCTCGTCTTCGCCCGCGCGTCGCCCCGCGCGTGA
- a CDS encoding DUF3482 domain-containing protein produces the protein MGADAAAGLDTAGAVSLSLISHTNAGKTTLARTLLGRDVGEVRDAPHVTAEATPYPLVQTGGGDLLTLWDTPGFGDSVRLARRLRQDRNPIGWFLSQVWDRYQDRALWLSQLAVRNVAEQADVVLYLVNAAEAPADAGYLAPELEVLDWIGKPVLVLLNQTGPPRERTAEDADVARWRAALAGAGHVRGVLAFDAFARCWVQEFTLFDTIAPLVPDASRPAFARLTAEWRRLRLADFDLSMAALAEPIARAAADRIVLESEPLAKRVGGSLGLPDPVRSKARADAAEQLAARLRADQRDGLQRLIAIHRLGGSAADAVLERVAGDIRLDAPLDETRTAALGGVVSGALTGLGADLLAGGLTFGAGMVAGAIVGALGGAGLARGINVVRGRSESSLAWEDAFLDGLVTSALLRYLAVAHYGRGRGDWREGEYPPHWRPIVVEAVVGAQAQLASAWARRGDGDGAVLRGLEPAIARLARELLDRLYPGVLARAIDAP, from the coding sequence ATGGGCGCCGACGCCGCGGCCGGCCTCGACACCGCCGGAGCCGTGTCTCTCTCGCTCATCTCGCACACCAACGCGGGCAAGACGACCCTCGCGCGCACCCTCCTCGGACGCGACGTCGGCGAAGTGCGCGACGCACCGCACGTCACCGCCGAGGCGACCCCGTACCCGCTCGTGCAGACGGGCGGCGGCGACCTGCTCACCCTGTGGGACACGCCGGGATTCGGCGACAGCGTCCGCCTCGCGCGCCGGCTCCGCCAAGACCGCAACCCCATCGGCTGGTTCCTCTCGCAGGTGTGGGACCGCTACCAGGACCGTGCCCTGTGGCTCAGCCAGCTCGCCGTGCGCAACGTCGCCGAGCAGGCCGACGTCGTGCTCTACCTCGTCAACGCCGCCGAGGCGCCGGCCGACGCCGGCTACCTCGCGCCCGAGCTCGAGGTGCTCGACTGGATCGGCAAGCCCGTGCTCGTGCTGCTCAACCAGACCGGCCCGCCGCGCGAGCGCACCGCCGAGGACGCCGACGTCGCGCGCTGGCGCGCCGCCCTCGCGGGCGCGGGGCACGTGCGCGGCGTGCTCGCGTTCGACGCGTTCGCGCGCTGCTGGGTGCAGGAGTTCACCCTGTTCGACACGATCGCACCCCTGGTGCCGGATGCCTCGCGGCCCGCCTTCGCACGACTGACCGCCGAGTGGCGCCGACTGCGCCTGGCCGACTTCGACCTCTCGATGGCGGCGCTCGCCGAACCGATCGCGCGAGCCGCCGCCGACCGCATCGTGCTCGAATCCGAGCCGCTCGCGAAACGCGTCGGCGGTTCCCTCGGCCTGCCCGACCCCGTGCGCTCGAAAGCCAGGGCGGATGCCGCCGAGCAGCTCGCCGCCCGGCTGCGCGCCGACCAGCGCGACGGCCTCCAGCGACTCATCGCGATCCACCGGCTCGGGGGCAGCGCTGCCGACGCGGTGCTCGAACGCGTCGCGGGCGACATCCGCTTGGACGCACCGCTCGACGAGACCCGCACCGCCGCGCTCGGCGGGGTCGTGTCGGGCGCGCTCACCGGGCTCGGCGCCGACCTGCTCGCCGGCGGGCTCACGTTCGGTGCGGGCATGGTCGCGGGCGCGATCGTGGGCGCGCTCGGCGGGGCCGGGCTCGCACGCGGCATCAACGTCGTGCGCGGCCGCAGCGAGTCGAGCCTCGCGTGGGAGGACGCGTTCCTCGACGGGCTCGTCACCTCCGCGCTGCTGCGCTACCTCGCGGTCGCCCACTACGGCCGCGGGCGCGGCGACTGGCGCGAGGGGGAGTACCCGCCGCACTGGCGGCCGATCGTGGTCGAGGCCGTGGTCGGCGCGCAGGCGCAGCTCGCGTCGGCCTGGGCGCGGCGCGGCGACGGGGATGGCGCGGTGCTCCGCGGCCTCGAGCCCGCGATCGCCAGGCTCGCGCGCGAGCTGCTGGACCGCCTGTACCCGGGCGTCCTCGCGCGCGCGATCGACGCGCCCTGA